The following proteins come from a genomic window of Takifugu rubripes chromosome 11, fTakRub1.2, whole genome shotgun sequence:
- the LOC101066496 gene encoding odorant receptor 131-2 codes for MAANSSEPAGQSSARKINSRVILVQVLVLVFLCINFLLIVTFSMRHFFYTTMRYILFAVTLLSDSVLLLLTDIMLILTYFAVAIEMWVCVTIYVVLALYTFVTPVTLTVMTLERYVAICLPLRHSELCSMRRALHCILLVHGVSFLPCAVVLSMLFASASYNFYTQVKICSAEILIIHRWQSHLRSAISQFYFLIMCVVILLSYIKVMKVAKAASGENKKSTWKGLRTVILHAFQLLLSLIQLWCPFIESAIFQIDYMLFINVRYFNYVTFILAPRCLSPLIYGLRDEKFFNALKYLALCGLYKKRLDLFD; via the coding sequence ATGGCAGCAAACAGCTCTGAGCCTGCTGGTCAATCCTCAGCTCGCAAGATAAATAGCCGAGTCATTCTGGTTCAGGTTTTGGTCTTGGTCTTTCTTTGCATCAATTTTTTGCTGATCGTGACCTTTTCCATGAGGCATTTCTTCTACACGACCATGCGTTACATCCTGTTTGCTGTTACTCTGCTGTCCGATTCTGTCCTTTTACTCCTGACTGACATCATGCTCATTTTAACCTACTTTGCTGTCGCCATAGAAATGTGGGTTTGTGTGACCATATATGTTGTTCTAGCTCTGTACACTTTTGTCACACCTGTCACTCTGACAGTGATGACCCTGGAGCGCTACGTGGCCATCTGCCTGCCCTTGCGCCACTCGGAGCTGTGCTCCATGCGCCGCGCTCTGCACTGCATCCTCCTTGTCCATGGCGTCAGCTTCCTACCCTGCGCTGTCGTCCTCTCCATGCTCTTTGCATCTGCCAGCTACAACTTCTATACTCAGGTCAAGATATGCTCAGCGGAAATACTCATTATTCACCGATGGCAGAGTCATCTTAGGTCAGCTATAAGTCAGTTCTACTTCTTAATcatgtgtgttgttattttattgtCTTACATTAAGGTAATGAAAGTTGCCAAGGCCGCATCAGGGGAGAACAAAAAGTCAACATGGAAGGGGCTCAGGACTGTGATCCTTCAtgctttccagctgctgctctccctcatccagctgtggtgtcCATTTATAGAATCTGCTATATTTCAGATTGATTATATGCTGTTTATTAATGTCAGATACTTTAACTACGTGACTTTCATTCTGGCTCCGAGGTGTCTGAGTCCTCTCATTTACGGTCTGAGGGATGAGAAGTTTTTTaatgctttgaaatatttgGCTCTGTGTGGCTTGTACAAAAAAAGATTGGATTTATTTGATTAG
- the LOC101066041 gene encoding diablo homolog, mitochondrial produces MAALTRLITNFRVVRRAACVLLNYRNHAIQNPGKWANILYTSLASFTIGAGFCAVPFKQADQLSHDSLIKRAASLVTDSSTTLLSQATLALIDAITDYSKAVHTLIALQKRYLDSLGKLSPAEEDRIWQVIIGQRAEVNDRRDQWLRFESTWGSAVKLCETAAEAAYASGAEHASISVRTNMQVAQAQVDEARKLSAEAERKLAEAKVMEVERMSQRVTSMENNEEEEVPDAYLRED; encoded by the exons ATGGCTGCGTTGACAAGGCTAATAACCAACTTCCGTGTCGTTAG GAGGGCAGCTTGCGTTTTGCTAAACTACAGAAACCATGCAATACAGAACCCTGGAAAATGGGCAAATATTTTATACACGAGTCTAGCTTCTTTTACAATTGGAGCTGGGTTTTGCGCAGTACCTTTCAAACAG GCTGACCAGCTCTCACACGACTCCCTTATCAAACGAGCAGCATCTCTGGTTACTGACAGTTCCACCACTCTTCTCTCGCAAGCCACTTTGGCTCTCATAGATGCTATCACAGACTATTCCAAA GCTGTTCATACCCTCATCGCTCTTCAAAAGCGGTACTTAGACTCTTTGGGAAAGTTATCGCCAGCAGAAGAGGATAGAATCTGGCAGGTGATCATTGGCCAGCGtgcagag GTGAATGACAGACGCGATCAGTGGTTGCGTTTCGAATCCACCTGGGGGAGCGCGGTCAAGTTGTGTGAGacggcagcagaagcagcgtaCGCGTCAG GAGCTGAGCATGCTTCCATCTCGGTGAGGACAAACATGCAGGTGGCCCAGGCACAAGTGGATGAAGCAAGGAAACTGTCGGCAGAGGCCGAAAGGAAGCTGGCCGAGGCCAAAGTAATGGAGGTTGAACGAATGTCGCAGCGCGTTACTTCAATGGAGAAtaacgaggaagaggaagtgccTGACGCTTATCTGAGAGAAGACTGA
- the nectin3a gene encoding nectin-3-like protein, whose translation MVRSTPGARGRRSREERGGRSAQAHTHARTRTRTGTMEKRTPLGRIFPSNGTRVFTSLLILHGLSLVRCNQVTVQDRVNAVLGKNITLSCIIEVGSNLSLTQTSWERRLPSGTITLAVFNPEFGTSISPEYKRRVSFMSPSVRDATITISGASFADIGSYICKVTTFPLGNTQATTFVDVLEEPKVYVSAGPTALLDGGDETLVAACIAERGRPAAEVFWETELHGRSDSQTQDEPNGTSTTHVRYMWRPQSSAQGKTLTCVVRHPALPTEFRIPYILNVQFAPVVSIQGIDKSWHVGQKNVKFICSARSNPPARLFTWIRLDGVMPEGVEISNYSFAFARPLDRNDSGVYRCEVLNDLGLRSLDVTLWVQDPPPTTPAPSTTRSHLPGIVTDANQHRALFTSPTLASLSDGSLGTIIGGAVGGLLFLILLLILGGVCYMRQRRTFRGDYYTKQYLGPSDMQKESQIDVLQPHELQEVYGDKTSKGSQDLKPKLGGDIIYPDYTPERKVRDDWADRGDTHIGLKEGNYYPDHYHTQNMHPCGPPVHSPSNGSPYLPEDCYDNGTDSDYVSHMDGSVISRREWYV comes from the exons ATGGTGAGGAGCACCCCAGGAGCGCGAGGCAGacggagcagagaggagcgaggaggacgGAGCGCTCaggcgcacacgcacgcacgcacacgcacacgtacgGGAACCATGGAAAAGAGAACACCGCTCGGGAGGATTTTTCCATCTAACGGGACGCGAGTGTTTACTTCGCTCCTCATCCTACACGGACTCAGCC TTGTGCGCTGCAACCAGGTGACCGTTCAGGACAGAGTCAACGCGGTACTGGGGAAGAACATCACTCTGAGCTGCATCATAGAAGTGGGCTCCAACCTCAGCCTGACGCAGACCTCCTGGGAGCGGCGTCTTCCCTCCGGCACCATCACCTTGGCCGTTTTCAATCCCGAGTTCGGGACCTCCATCTCTCCGGAGTACAAGAGGCGCGTGTCGTTCATGTCCCCCTCCGTGCGAGATGCCACCATTACTATTTCTGGAGCCAGCTTCGCGGATATCGGATCCTACATCTGCAAAGTTACAACATTTCCACTGGGAAACACCCAAGCAACGACCTTCGTTGACGTGCTAG AGGAGCCAAAAGTCTACGTGTCCGCGGGCCCCACGGCCCTCCTGGACGGCGGGGACGAGACGCTGGTGGCCGCGTGCATAGCGGAGCGAGGTCGTCCTGCCGCCGAGGTCTTCTGGGAGACGGAGCTGCACGGGAGGAGCGATTCACAAACCCAGGACGAGCCCAACGGCACCAGCACCACACACGTGCGCTATATGTGGCGGCCGCAGAGTTCCGCACAGGGGAAGACGTTGACCTGTGTGGTGCGTCACCCGGCCCTGCCAACGGAGTTCCGCATTCCTTATATACTGAATGTCCAGT TCGCACCAGTGGTGTCGATACAGGGAATCGACAAAAGCTGGCATGTGGGTCAGAAGAATGTGAAGTTCATCTGCAGCGCCAGATCCAATCCACCGGCCCGCCTCTTCACGTGGATCAG GCTGGATGGAGTGATGCCAGAGGGTGTTGAGATCTCCAACTACAGCTTCGCCTTCGCGCGCCCGCTGGATCGCAACGACTCAGGTGTATACCGCTGTGAGGTGTTGAACGACCTCGGCCTCCGCAGTCTAGATGTAACCCTCTGGGTTCAAG ATCCCCCCCCAACCACACCGGCCCCCAGCACCACCAGATCTCATCTCCCTGGAATCGTCACCGATGCGAACCAGCATCGCGCTCTGTTCACCTCCCCGACGCTGGCCTCCCTGTCCGACGGCAGCCTGGGTACTATTATTGGGGGGGCTGTAGGCGGCCTTTtattcctcatcctcctgctgatcCTCGGCGGGGTGTGTTACATGCGGCAGCGTCGGACCTTCAGAGGCGACTACTACACCAAACAGTACCTGGGACCCTCAGACATGCAGAAGGAGTCTCAGATAGACGTGCTGCAGCCGCACGAGCTGCAGGAGGTCTACGGAGACAAGACGAGCAAGGGCAGCCAGGACCTGAAACCAAAACTAGGGGGAGACATCATTTACCCCGACTACACACCTGAACGCAAGGTCAGAGATGACTGGGCCGACAGGGGGGACACACATATAGGCCTCAAAGAGGGAAACTACTACCCAGATCACTACCACACCCAAAACATGCACCCCTGCGGGCCCCCTGTGCACAGCCCCAGCAACGGCTCCCCCTATCTGCCGGAGGACTGCTACGACAATGGTACAGACAGCGACTACGTGTCCCACATGGATGGGTCCGTGATCTCACGCAGGGAGTGGTATGTTTGA
- the LOC101066266 gene encoding odorant receptor 131-2-like, protein MAQNNSGNGSSTHESHLNVAFVQVLILLFLFVNSIMITTFFTKDIFYRNMRYILFLVTLMSDSIILILTNVLLVRSFYRLPIPMWICFIIFTVLSVCSYVTPLTLTVMSLERYIAICMPLRHADLCFPGRALHCILIVHSLSLVPSIIVLSTFFSLGHFSVYTDSHICSVELFIVENWQGNLRSAVGQFYFSFMLVSIIICYIKIIKIARSASGENKQVMWKGMRTVLLHAIQLLLSLSQMWCPIVENAVLKIDLQLFIQIRFFNYIMFSLCPRCLSPLIYGLRDETFLLALKSYAVCVFFSNKAFEKSKLQVQT, encoded by the coding sequence ATGGCACAAAATAACTCTGGTAATGGATCATCAACACATGAAAGTCATCTCAATGTAGCCTTTGTTCAGGTCTTGATTTTACTTTTTCTGTTTGTCAACTCCATAATGATTACAACCTTTTTCACGAAGGATATCTTCTACAGGAACATGCGTTATATCTTATTTCTTGTTACGTTGATGTCGGATTCCATCATTTTGATTTTAACTAATGTCTTGCTTGTTCGGTCTTTTTATCGTCTTCCAATACCGATGTGGATTTGTTTTATAATATTTACTGTATTATCTGTGTGTAGTTATGTTACACCACTTACTCTCACTGTAATGTCTCTGGAAAGGTACATAGCCATTTGCATGCCTCTGCGCCATGCAGACCTGTGCTTCCCAGGCAGAGCATTGCACTGTATCCTCATTGTTCACAGCCTCAGTCTTGTACCGAGCATCATTGTTCTGTCAACCTTCTTTTCGCTGGGTCACTTCAGCGTTTACACAGACTCCCATATCTGCTCTGTGGAATTGTTTATTGTTGAGAATTGGCAGGGTAATCTTCGGTCAGCTGTAGGTCAGTTTTACTTCTCCTTCATGCTTGTTTCCATTATCATCTGTTATATTAAAATCATAAAAATTGCCAGATCTGCATCAGGAGAGAATAAGCAGGTAATGTGGAAAGGGATGAGAACGGTGTTGCTTCATgccatccagctgctgctcagtctcTCTCAAATGTGGTGCCCTATTGTAGAAAATGCTGTGCTTAAAATTGACTTGCAATTATTTATTCAGATTAGATTCTTTAATTATATAATGTTTAGTCTCTGTCCAAGATGTCTGAGTCCTCTCATTTATGGTCTCAGAGATGAGACTTTTCTCCTCGCACTGAAATCGTatgctgtctgtgtttttttcagTAACAAAGCTTTTGAGAAATCAAAACTGCAGGTGCAGACATGA